TCAATTAATTGTTCTGGCAAACTTTCCCTGTCTGTCTTAAAACTGTTAGTCTTCacattttccatttcttccttgcGCTTAGGACGTGGTATTAGAATTACTTTTGCCTTTCCCCACATAAACTCATATAAATCGTCCTTATTTCTATGAATTTCCCCAACATCAACCAACCATAGTTTACCCAATACGATATCACAAACTTCCGTATCAACTACTTCACAAAATATCACATCGGAGTATGCCTTACCGATTGATAACGGAATTCTGCAAACGCCGAAGCGCGCAGATAATGGATCCCCTATTGACACACTCAATGTGATCTGGACGAGGATATCAATCCATTTCTAGTCCTAATGCTTCTACCATTCTTCTCGAAACCAAGTTGCAAATGCAACCATCATCGACTACAAAACGGCAGACACTCCCGACAACAAATCCAGAAAATTTAGGCAACTGTGTATTATAACAATTCATATCGCAGGCTCTCTCAGGCTTCGAGGTTAAATGATTCTGCAGACGGAACTTGGTGAAGGCTCAAAAATTAAGAACGatgttttggggaccatggtttttttgggggaccatggttttattttgggtaaagacattagaagtaaatctagatcaccccttatctagatatttatattaatacctaaattaccctcctgattaatattgggtgatgattagttagtgtaatgattagtgagatgattaagttaaagataattagtgagattaaaaaatcagatgtttttttttaaagaagtagaattattgagagagtaaagttagagaagatgaagaaggaaaacatgaaaaactatggattttaccaaccacaaccggaggaagggtatttgggtacccaggtaggtttcaaacttagataatgttggttgaattgctccaaactttcaaaaaaagtgaaattttttatgtagatttgggccagttcggttaccatatgtcaagaacatgtaaccgaacacacctgaaagtgtagttcggttacgttttccaaacacgcaggttaccgaactcgctcgttaatggaggttttggttgtacagtgtaatgttcggttacctaggataaaatggtaggtaaccgaactttgaacttaacaatttatttgggtacatcttgtgtgttcggttagttcacaaacaagttcccaacccaactgcaggttaaaagtaacctagtgttagaagttcgtttggttcgcaaacttcaacatattttgcgaatcaaccgaactgggcttatatatgcatatatgcaattaggcaaacgttcggttactacgaaatttatttcttggcgaattaggtagagttcggttacgaagtttcaaaggtacaattcggttacaaagaaaacttaatttttttgcgaacgaaccgaacttgtggacttctcattattttcgtaaactaaagttcgacgatatccttattttgcgaaggaaccgaacttatggacttgtgttgttctaatacaaggagttcggttaaaagtatttttttgcgaatcaaccgaactcagagtttggttaagaaaaaattaatttttataaccgaacttttctctgaaaaaaaccctccattaaacctctctgcaacttccattttaactcattttaatgattacttatcatttattcaaccaaaaacaaatgacaagtaataggtttgtgagaatatctttgttaatgttttaaatcaagctatatatatattggtggtggtggtaatcggaggtggtggtggtaatcggtggttggtggtggtgacaatcggaggtggtggtggtggtaatcggcggtggtgggcggtggcggtggtggtaatcggtggttgttgttggtggtggtggtaatcggcgatggtgggaggtggtggtgggaggaggtggtggttatatatataggtgattattgggttggttttaaattaaattagggtaagggtaggttagtcatttcaatgttttaggataccccttataactataggataGGTGGCCTAATAGGATCATGGTCACCCGAAAAAataatggtcccaaaaaatcgttccaaaATTAATAAGGGTTCTTGGGGTGAACTTCAAGTTTGAAACCGTGTATGATAGATGGGCTCAAATGAGTAACGTAGTTAGTGGGCCTGTAACAAAACAAGCCGAACAGATCACTTTCTCCCTGTCCCACTAGTAACAAAACAAGGGTTTCACGAAAACAAATTAACAGAAGCAGTGATCAAGATGCTTACCAAACCGTGATACCCGCAACTGTGATCAAAATACCCGCAACTGTGATGTTGAACAGGAAGCCAAAGCTTCAACTGAtttcttcttttccttgttaaaacttttttttttgattttttttttaatgataaatataatttttgataaaaaTCTAGATGTTACGAGACTCCTCGATCGATCTTTCTAGGAATAACTCACAGATGCACAACACAGGAAAAGCCTGCTCTGATAACCATCTGATACGGCTCAACGTGAACGATTTAGAATAAACCGACACGCGGAGAATCCACTCCGGTAAAGAGGACCCAAAAATGATAAACAACTACAATCCAGGAGCAAAGCGATGATAaacgatcaatgatgatcaatctCCCAAAGAGAGTTAAACAGGTTTTAAACCAAATGTATTTTCATTAAACGAGCTAATCCAAGCTAAAATACAATGATAATAGAAAAGGCTATTTATAACATGCAAACATAAACCCTACATTCTAGAACGTTTCCTAAATTAGCCTAGAGAATATATTGTTCTCATAAaaacaagataattcaaataaaaaaaactaattatccTAATAATTAAAGTACTAAAATTAAGAGATATCCAAGATATTAACAATATCTTGAAATATATACGAACTCCAAATATACGTCCCGtatcatctcttcttccttttatAGCCCAAAGGTGCTTAGTTAGACCTTCCCTTAGTTATCCATGGAGTCCCCGGTTTTGGATTCTGTCGATGGCAAGTGTATATTCTCTTGTCGGACGGTCATGCTGCACCACAAGCCTCATTTTCAAATCTTCGTCTGCAAAACTAGTCCATGTAGGGcagttttggaaaatcctaatGGTGTTTGGGACAATGATTCTTTCAACATCTTTATGAGTAGGCTTTTTAGAAAAAGTTGGACCACAATGCTCGAGTATTATTTcacgaaacaatttgagatacctaaaaaCAATTATTTTGCGAATACCGATGTAGTAATCTGTGAAAGAGTACCACTGCTATTCGTAGAGACTAGTGTCTATCAATGACAGCTGCTGCATCGAGGGATTCCTTTACAGGGAGATTTAAAAAAAAGGGGACAATCAATCATCAAAACCAGCAAGGATGATCGGAAAGGTttcaccttttctttcatatgTCGGGGTTGTTAAAATTGTTAATCAAAACAGTAAAATATAATTTTTAGGTGCTACACTGCCGCTTCTAGTGAACCTGGTGACAAGCTAAACAATAATATTCACATTGTTAAGAGCAAGGTGAGAAAAGTGTTTGCGCGTCCAACAAAACTAATGGTTTTTAATGGATGTTATCCAAAGCTGAAAAATAATATTTTGAAAAACATAAACAGAAAATTGCAAATCATCCACCATAacacaaaataatgaaaaaaattcACTTGCTATTTAGCGAAATAATGATCAGCAGGGGCCTCCAGCCTCTAACCTCTGACTATAATTAGGGTAATAAGTATAACCTCTGATTTctataacaaaaatcaaaataaaagcaCCATTAAGGTGAATGTAATAGTCACCGCTAGTGATGAAGTCTAAACGGAAAGTATACCAAAAAGCTAATAAGTATTAATAATAAATTAATGATCAATACTTATTATTTTTTCACGAAACAAAATTGCTAGAGTGCAGGGCAGAGAAATTGCCTAAAAATATTTCATAAAGACTTACTTTGAAAAAAAGAACTGTCGAGAAAAGTTAATCTTAACAAAGGTACGAATCCAGGAGAAagcaaaaaaatcagaaaataaataaGGTACGCCCAAAGTTCAAGTGCTAGGCGAAGTCTCGTCTAGCTTCCTGTACATCTAGGAATATTGCGACACTCGGAAGGTCCAATTTCTTTCGCAAATCAGTAAGGTCATCGAAAATATTCCCACGTACAGAAGCATCCGAAAGTCTTTCCACTGGTTTGCAGTGGATACGGAATTTTTCCAGAACGTCCGCCTTCGTCAACAAAATTTTAAGAAGCTTCATTTCTATAGCGCTTCCTTGAAAGTTAGAAACCTTGACCATCTTGAGCTTATTCAGCGTGAACATCACAGACAACGTCTCTAATTCTATCATCAGCAGCTAAACAATAAAATAACAACAATTCAAGGATGAATACTCGCACGTTTTAGAAGATATTTCTCTTTTGTAGTGTGCAAATTCAAATTACTGACATCAAGTATGAATTACATATTATAGATATTAATTTAACAAAATAAGAAGGATACCAACCTCATCTTGATTTGAAGCTGATTCCCAATCGCGATATCTAGCAAGTTCCAAGATAAGTGATTCAATATTTGGGGACATCGAGAGAAAGGTGGCTATCATAAAAACGGAAGTGCTCCATGAAAAATCAACTTGGAGCAACTTTAAATCCCGCAGATTATCGAACTGCTCAGGTACATGATCTTTATGTTCTAGGAACTCTGGAAGTCCCGGGATATCCTTTGGCACATAAAACGATCAACAAAAAGGAATCATTGATTAGATCATGTTAGTCACTAGTCAGTGGCGGAATCATCCAAAATAAGAGGGGCTAAAATTTTTTTATAGAGAAGCAACTAATAGCATTTAAGGCGGCTGAAGGCcgctattttttttttatggaagggACCGCATAACTAGTGAGCAACTATGAGCTCGTCCAGGTATCAAATGAAcactaataataaaaataaaacaaaaagaaattaagaaaacaaaacacaACATCAAGAACGCTGGATTAATTGTAAGCGAAAGAGTTTAAAGAGTTTAAGGTGCAAATGGACTAACTAACTTAATGAACCTGTTAGACTAACTAGCTTTTTTTCTTTGGCTAAGGGTGAATTCTTAACCTGTTAGGGTTCTATAAAATAAAAAGGGGTTACAAGCCAGGGTTAGCCCCACTTTAGTTCTGCCACTGGTCACTACATGTTCATCGTAATCTATCTCCAGACATCTTATGATTCTCCCGCGCACACACCCCAAAAGCTAACTTAAATTATACTGGAATGCGCTAGAAGAGTTGATAATACAAAAATACTAGCACCCCAAGTTTTTTTAAAAAAGAGGAATACCTGGAGTAGTGGAACCGATATTGTTAGACATTGCACGTTACGAAGCACTTCCAGAGACGTTCTCTGAGGTGTAAGATCTGTAGACATATCATCACCTCCGTCCTCTTTTGCAACCATTGTCGCATTGGATAGGGAAGAAGCACCATAATGCGAAACACCATGATGCCTGTCCTCCTTTGTAGCAATTGTCGCATTCACTAGGGAAGAAACATCTTCCAGATAAACGTTGTTTGTAGCTGATTCAAAGAATAAGGATACAAGTTTTGGGGCATATAAACTCAGCGAAGTTCTTCCTTCATGTTTACGAATCTTTAAGTGCTTCAGCGTAGGAGAACGGATTTTAATACCACCATGATAAGTAATAGGATTACGTAACATTAAATCCAGATATTCAATAACAGGACAACTTGCTACTAACTTATTTATTTCCTCTCCATCCGCAGATGGAATATAATCAAGTTTCAGATATACAAGACTAGGTAAATCCGATGACTTGGATAGATCAATCGGTATACGAGGGATCACAAGTGTCAACTTTTTCAATGAATCAGAGGAAAACGTACCGTCCGGAATCTGAATTTTCTCACTGGTGTGAGAAATACAAATATCTTCGACGTTAGCTTCTAATGCAGCTTGTATCCAGCTATGAATCGGACGCTCATATTCATAAGGAAGGTTAATATGTAACCGTTGAATATACTTATTACGGGATTCCAGTGCCTTGCTGACTAATTCGATGTTAAACTCATCATATTCATGACCATATTTTTGCAAAGAATAATCCAGCTTTAATGTTGGGAGAGAAGTCACCATATAATTCCATTTTTTCGAGCAAACACAAGTTTTAACAGCAAATATCATATCCATGAAAGAAAGTATGTGATGAATTAATTCATCTGGTAACTTACTGATCCTGTCGTTTTCATCAATCGAAAATTCCTCGCTGATCTCGTCTTCTTGAATCGATAATCCCTCGCACTTTCTGCTCGCGTCTTCGTCAATCGATGATCCCTCGCACTTTCTGATCTCGTCTTCTTTGATCGATGATCCCCTGCCTCTCCCCCCACGTTTCCCCCCGCGTTTTCTCTTCATCGTAGCAAAAGAATGGCACGTACAGAAACTAGGGTTCTCTCTTCTTCTGGGAAGAGATGCAGTAGAGGAACTTGGGATTTTACGGTCTTACGTATGGTGTATATATATACTCAAACAGAAACCGACATTACGGCTATATATGGAAACATGCTTCGTCGTCGCCGACAGAATAAAAGCTTTGATATATATAGTTAGGTTTTATTGTGGTTTGATTACGCGGAATATAAACAATCATGCTTTCGTGTTTTACAAGGTCTTTTATTTCGCACGGGATATTTCAGTAATTTGGTTTTTCTCAAGGGATTTTGTGCGGTGACCTATTTTATTCTTGCACGAAGTTTTCTTGTCAACCGGAGCCGGCCGTGAGCAGAGCAGGCACAGTCCTGCGTTTCTCGAGGCCTAAAGCCCAAAAAAGTTTGGTGGCCCCTGGTTAAACAAAAAGTTTATAATTAGGCTCAGTCGAATGGTGTCCAAGATCCAAGATTGGGATTATTGAAGTGTCGTTTATATGGACACTATTTGTTTGATTCCCAGAAATGCCTTCGGTTTGTTTGGATGGGAGATGGAAGCAATTCCCGGCACGCCATTAGAAATGACGTATCAAAAAAGTATCATATGTCATTAGTAATGGCATCTAGGATATACTTTATGGAAAGTCAAACATCAGTATCATATagactgttggattcataatCTTATTAATGATTTGACGGTGATACATTAGATGCCATTTCAAATGGCGTTTTTGTTTTGAATCTTGAATTCCCGCTATGCTTGGAAGTTGAATTTTGATGACGTGGGTTCtccaaaaatgttgaatcttggaGAACCATTAGAGTCGGCCTTAGCAAAAGGTCAATATTTTTTTTGTCCCTcaagaaattatttatttttattagtagCCCCTTTTaagtttaacttttttttttttacattttgccTCATGTATTCTAAAGGTTTAATATAATATCCTTTTTTTACCATTTGAAATCAAAATGGTATATTTTCAGTCGTGACCTAAAGCGTGGCTTTCATATGGCAAGGCTGGCCTGGCCTTGAGGCAAGTCTAGCAAAACTTTGTCTTTGGCGACACCCTATATTAGGAAAACAATTAATTTAGGATATTTCAAAGGGGAATTTTCCTTTTTTAAAGAAAAGATGGTCTAAAAATAATTCTGAGTATAAAATGGGACCAAAATCATAAGAGCATGAAGGGGCAGATACAAATGAGCTGTTAATTTAGCGGTTAAACtttaatgagaaaacaaaagattagacaacaagtatggaatgggaAGTGAAATTATCACTACGGATACATAAGTTATGATTCAGGGTAATCACTACGGATGGAATGGGAAGTGAAATTATCAATGGAGTAGATTGTCAATTAGATAGATACATAAGTTATGATTTATATTTCCAAGTCTTTTGTAGGGAGCAAGAGCGAGGAGAGTATAAACGCGGAAGCAATAATTGTTTACATTGATAATTAATTCGGTGTACAAttttcatggctcaacaacctactTATAGTTTCACAAACTTGATGATCACTCAAAGTAAACTTTCCTAACAAATatcaaactctaaacaaagaCTCTTCTAGAAGCCCAAAGAAACTCTAAACGTAGTAAAACTCTAAAACCGACAACCCGCACAATTTGCTTCTCAAGTTAACTTGATGTCCAAAGTAAATCCACCAtgtcaacaatacttgttgatccaccatgtcaacaatacttgttgatccaACTATCTTCTTCATATTGCGTCAActgcagtagttgatccaaaacaAAACTTCattatatcttggtttaacttccaacatctttCAATCAAAGTTTTAGGGCAAAAACATCAAATCCCCAACAAATTTAGTTTAAGTTTTCTATTGTTTTTTATTTACtgattttgtgtttctttcacTTCAAATTCACAAAGTTTTAGTTTCAGAGATTCAACAACAAGCTAGA
This portion of the Papaver somniferum cultivar HN1 chromosome 11, ASM357369v1, whole genome shotgun sequence genome encodes:
- the LOC113325240 gene encoding putative F-box/FBD/LRR-repeat protein At5g44960, whose amino-acid sequence is MKRKRGGKRGGRGRGSSIKEDEIRKCEGSSIDEDASRKCEGLSIQEDEISEEFSIDENDRISKLPDELIHHILSFMDMIFAVKTCVCSKKWNYMVTSLPTLKLDYSLQKYGHEYDEFNIELVSKALESRNKYIQRLHINLPYEYERPIHSWIQAALEANVEDICISHTSEKIQIPDGTFSSDSLKKLTLVIPRIPIDLSKSSDLPSLVYLKLDYIPSADGEEINKLVASCPVIEYLDLMLRNPITYHGGIKIRSPTLKHLKIRKHEGRTSLSLYAPKLVSLFFESATNNVYLEDVSSLVNATIATKEDRHHGVSHYGASSLSNATMVAKEDGGDDMSTDLTPQRTSLEVLRNVQCLTISVPLLQDIPGLPEFLEHKDHVPEQFDNLRDLKLLQVDFSWSTSVFMIATFLSMSPNIESLILELARYRDWESASNQDELLMIELETLSVMFTLNKLKMVKVSNFQGSAIEMKLLKILLTKADVLEKFRIHCKPVERLSDASVRGNIFDDLTDLRKKLDLPSVAIFLDVQEARRDFA